The Papaver somniferum cultivar HN1 unplaced genomic scaffold, ASM357369v1 unplaced-scaffold_33, whole genome shotgun sequence genome includes a window with the following:
- the LOC113342086 gene encoding uncharacterized protein LOC113342086 translates to MDIGHLPVYNRDLTVDDILRQPQRVPVRSLYKFAFGAETRLEQALALIDKLSLEELIEVITFARMRRNLISSGRELHAEMEGMWELMAEAQAAAPDGGDAGAPADGGAANAPGGAAVADAGAPVV, encoded by the coding sequence ATGGACATCGGACACCTACCAGTCTACAATCGCGATTTAACCGTGGATGATATCCTGAGGCAACCACAAAGAGTGCCAGTAAGGAGCCTATACAAGTTTGCATTCGGAGCTGAAACCCGTCTTGAACAAGCCCTCGCATTGATTGATAAGCTTTCACTTGAAGAGCTTATTGAGGTCATCACCTTCGCCAGGATGAGGAGAAACCTGATTTCATCTGGGAGGGAGCTCCATGCAGAAATGGAAGGTATGTGGGAACTAATGGCTGAAGCAcaagctgctgctcctgatggtggtgatgctggtgctcctgctgatggtggtgctgcaaatgctcccggtggtgctgctgttgctgatgctggtgctcctgttgtttaa
- the LOC113342099 gene encoding ycf20-like protein isoform X1, with the protein MTLVNLRNIIFVPQFHSRFLSESLETLAQVNTLSTSTDYLHFSSILRRRQSWSIALALNTGGTPDGGNQDNLNANSGSFGRTRLGRIVGAGGKQLLAKLNSARKNVPVKVFLLLLGFYTANALATILGQTGDWDVLVAGVVVAAIEGIGMLMYKKTCSFSTGRFQPLIGMINYWKAGVCLGLFVDAFKLGS; encoded by the exons ATGACACTAGTCAATCTACGAAACATTATATTTGTTCCTCAATTTCACAGTAGATTTCTTAGTGAGAGTTTAGAAACCCTAGCTCAAGTAAACACCTTGTCAACTTCAACTGATTATCTGCATTTTTCATCaat TTTGAGAAGAAGACAGAGTTGGAGCATAGCCTTAGCATTGAACACTGGTGGGACTCCTGATGGTGGAAACCAAGACAACCTCAATGCCAACAGTGGTAGTTTTGGCCGGACCAGGTTGGGTAGAATAGTGGGTGCAGGTGGGAAACAGCTGTTAGCGAAGCTAAATTCTGCTAGAAAGAACGTCCCTGTGAAAGTCTTTTTACTTCTCCTGGGTTTCTACACGGCTAATGCATTAGCTACAATTCTAGGTCAGACCGGTGATTGGGATGTCTTAGTAGctggtgttgttgttgctgccatcgAAGGGATTGGAATGCTTATGTACAAAAAGACCTGTTCATTCTCAACTGGGAGGTTCCAGCCCTTAATTGGTATGATCAACTATTGGAAAGCTGGTGTTTGTTTGGGTTTGTTTGTGGATGCTTTTAAATTGGGAAGTTGA
- the LOC113342075 gene encoding LL-diaminopimelate aminotransferase, chloroplastic-like: MSLTQLSASISSSSSAFLGQQSTNSRTSKFSVSVTRNLICKCVAAASPHTEKAAYTTKVSRNANMAKLEAGYLFPEINRRKLAHLQKYPDAQVISLGIGDTTEPIPEVITSAMAERSRALSTLEGYSGYGAEQGEKKLRAAIASTYYGDLGIEDSDIFVSDGAKCDISRLQLLFGANVSIAVQDPSYPAYVDSGVILGQTGQFDKDVEKYGNIEYMRCNPENGFFPDLSSTPKTDVIFFCSPNNPTGAAATREQLTQLVKFAKKNGSIIVYDSAYGMYIADDSPRSIYEIPGAKEVAIETSSFSKYAGFTGVRLGWTVVPKELLFSDGFPVAKDFNRIVCTCFNGASNISQAGGLACLSPEGLKAMRDVIGFYKENTEIIMDTFNSLGFNVYGGKNAPYVWVHFPGQSSWDVFAEILEKTHVVTTPGSGFGPGGEGFVRVSSFGHRTNVLEAAKRFIQLYK, from the exons ATGTCTCTGACGCAGCTCTCAGCttcgatttcttcttcatcatctgcaTTCTTAGGTCAACAATCTACAAATTCCAG AACTTCCAAATTTTCAGTTTCAGTGACAAGGAATTTGATATGTAAATGTGTTGCAGCAGCATCCCCACACACTGAGAAGGCTG CTTACACAACCAAGGTGTCTCGCAATGCAAACATGGCAAAACTGGAAGCTGGTTATTTATTTCCAGAG ATTAACAGAAGGAAGCTCGCGCACTTGCAAAAATACCCTGATGCACAAGTGATAAGCCTTGGAATTGGAGACACAACTGAGCCCATTCCAGAAGTTATAACATCTGCCATGGCTGAG AGATCAAGAGCGTTGTCGACCTTAGAGGGGTACAGTGGTTATGGAGCTGAACAAGGCGAAAAA AAACTGAGGGCTGCAATTGCATCAACTTATTATGGAGACCTTGGCATAGAGGATAGTGACATATTTGTGTCAGACGGAGCAAAGTGCGACATTTCTCGCCTTCAG CTTCTTTTTGGGGCAAACGTGTCTATTGCAGTGCAAGATCCATCATACCCG GCATACGTGGATTCAGGGGTAATTCTAGGCCAGACTGGACAGTTTGACAAGGATGTTGAGAAATATGGAAACATCGAGTACATGAGATGCAACCCGGAGAATGGGTTCTTTCCTGACTTGTCGTCCACCCCAAAAACGGATGTTATTTTTTTCTGTTCCCCAAATAACCCCACAGGTGCAGCTGCGACGAGGGAACAACTAACACAACTGGTAAAGTTTGCAAAGAAAAATGGGTCAATCATTGTCTATGATTCTGCATACGGCATGTATATTGCAGATGATAGCCCAAGGTCTATCTATGAAATTCCTGGTGCAAAAGAG GTTGCCATTGAGACATCATCTTTTTCCAAGTATGCTGGGTTTACTGGAGTTCGTCTTGGATGGACAGTAGTTCCCAAGGAGCTGCTTTTCTCAGATGGATTCCCTGTTGCAAAAGACTTCAATCGTATAGTCTGCACTTGTTTCAATGGTGCATCCAACATTTCTCAAGCTGGTGGACTGGCTTGCCTTTCCCCAGAAGGCCTCAAG GCAATGCGGGATGTAATTGGTTTTTACAAGGAGAATACCGAAATAATAATGGACacatttaattcacttggatttAATGTATACGGAGGAAAAAATGCTCCATATGTGTGGGTTCACTTCCCTGGTCAGAGTTCATGGGATGTTTTCGCCGAGATTCTCGAGAAGACCCATGTCGTTACCACTCCTGGGAGTGGGTTCGGACCAGGTGGTGAAGGATTTGTCAGGGTCAGTTCCTTTGGTCACAGGACTAATGTTTTAGAAGCTGCCAAAAGGTTTATACAACTCTACAAGTAG
- the LOC113342099 gene encoding ycf20-like protein isoform X3 has product MTLVNLRNIIFVPQFHSRFLSESLETLAQVNTLSTSTDYLHFSSILRRRQSWSIALALNTGGTPDGGNQDNLNANSGSFGRTRLGRIVGAGGKQLLAKLNSARKNVPVKVFLLLLGFYTANALATILGQTGDWDVLVAGVVVAAIEGIGMLMYKKTCSFSTGRFQPLIV; this is encoded by the exons ATGACACTAGTCAATCTACGAAACATTATATTTGTTCCTCAATTTCACAGTAGATTTCTTAGTGAGAGTTTAGAAACCCTAGCTCAAGTAAACACCTTGTCAACTTCAACTGATTATCTGCATTTTTCATCaat TTTGAGAAGAAGACAGAGTTGGAGCATAGCCTTAGCATTGAACACTGGTGGGACTCCTGATGGTGGAAACCAAGACAACCTCAATGCCAACAGTGGTAGTTTTGGCCGGACCAGGTTGGGTAGAATAGTGGGTGCAGGTGGGAAACAGCTGTTAGCGAAGCTAAATTCTGCTAGAAAGAACGTCCCTGTGAAAGTCTTTTTACTTCTCCTGGGTTTCTACACGGCTAATGCATTAGCTACAATTCTAGGTCAGACCGGTGATTGGGATGTCTTAGTAGctggtgttgttgttgctgccatcgAAGGGATTGGAATGCTTATGTACAAAAAGACCTGTTCATTCTCAACTGGGAGGTTCCAGCCCTTAATTG TTTGA